A region of Pseudomonas cavernicola DNA encodes the following proteins:
- the lysA gene encoding diaminopimelate decarboxylase — protein MHAFNYRAGQLFAEGVALSAIAERFGTPTYVYSRAHIAAQYHAYADALDGVAHLVCYAVKANSNLAVLNVLARLGAGFDIVSRGELERVLAAGGEPSKIVFSGVGKTRDDMRRALQVGVHCFNVESTDELERLQLVAAELGVQAPVSLRVNPDVDAGTHPYISTGLKENKFGIAIADAEAVYARANELANLQVIGVDCHIGSQLTSLPPFIDALDRLLALIDRLAERGIRIRHLDLGGGVGVRYKDETPPLVSDYIQAVRARTAGRDLALVFEPGRYIVANAGVLLTQVEYLKHTEHKDFAIVDAAMNDLIRPALYQAWMDVVAVQPRDGQPRLYDIVGPICETGDFLAKGRELALAEGDLLAVCSAGAYGFVMSSNYNTRGRCAEVLVDGEQAFEVRRRETVQELYAGESLLPE, from the coding sequence ATGCACGCCTTCAATTACCGCGCAGGCCAGCTGTTCGCGGAGGGTGTGGCGCTGTCTGCCATCGCCGAGCGCTTTGGCACGCCGACCTATGTCTACTCACGGGCGCATATCGCCGCGCAATACCACGCCTATGCCGATGCCTTGGATGGCGTCGCGCATCTGGTCTGCTACGCGGTAAAAGCCAACTCCAACCTCGCGGTACTGAATGTTCTGGCGCGTCTCGGCGCAGGTTTTGACATCGTCTCCCGTGGTGAGCTGGAGCGCGTACTGGCCGCCGGTGGCGAGCCGAGCAAGATCGTCTTCTCCGGCGTCGGCAAGACCCGCGATGATATGCGGCGCGCCCTGCAAGTCGGCGTGCACTGTTTCAATGTCGAGTCCACCGACGAGCTGGAGCGCCTGCAACTGGTCGCCGCCGAGTTGGGCGTGCAAGCCCCGGTGTCGCTGCGGGTCAACCCGGACGTCGACGCCGGCACCCACCCGTACATTTCCACCGGACTGAAAGAAAACAAATTCGGCATCGCCATTGCCGATGCCGAGGCCGTGTACGCCCGCGCGAACGAACTGGCGAATCTGCAGGTGATCGGCGTCGACTGCCATATCGGCTCGCAGCTGACCAGCTTGCCACCGTTCATCGATGCGCTGGATCGCCTGCTGGCGCTGATCGACCGGCTGGCCGAGCGCGGCATCCGCATTCGCCATCTGGATCTCGGCGGCGGAGTCGGCGTGCGCTACAAGGATGAAACACCGCCACTGGTCAGCGACTACATCCAGGCCGTACGCGCACGTACCGCCGGACGCGATCTGGCCCTGGTGTTCGAACCGGGCCGTTACATCGTGGCCAACGCCGGGGTGCTGCTGACCCAGGTCGAATACCTCAAACACACCGAACACAAAGATTTCGCCATCGTCGATGCGGCGATGAACGACCTGATCCGCCCGGCGCTGTATCAGGCCTGGATGGACGTGGTCGCCGTGCAGCCGCGCGACGGCCAGCCCCGCCTTTACGACATCGTCGGGCCGATCTGCGAGACCGGCGACTTCCTCGCCAAGGGGCGCGAACTGGCGCTGGCCGAAGGCGATCTGCTGGCTGTGTGCTCGGCCGGTGCCTACGGCTTTGTCATGAGTTCCAACTACAACACCCGTGGCCGCTGCGCCGAGGTGCTGGTGGATGGTGAGCAGGCCTTCGAAGTGCGGCGCCGCGAGACCGTGCAAGAACTCTATGCCGGCGAAAGCCTGCTGCCGGAGTGA